Proteins encoded together in one Mycobacterium simiae window:
- a CDS encoding DUF6653 family protein produces MAAPSVVRIRRAVFARHCHPCSAWTRWASTPLIVLAAWTGRRQHAIWLAVWFAANPFVFGQPPQQHAWSTRAMLGEELWITRRPRDAALAIGGLTAASAVVAILAARRHRLLPAAIATVLQMILTLIYWQQMVRYLERERPNPAPFQ; encoded by the coding sequence GTGGCCGCGCCCTCGGTGGTACGGATACGGCGGGCGGTATTCGCCCGGCACTGCCATCCGTGCAGCGCGTGGACGCGCTGGGCCAGCACACCGTTGATCGTGCTGGCGGCGTGGACAGGGCGGCGCCAGCACGCGATCTGGCTGGCGGTGTGGTTCGCGGCCAACCCGTTTGTCTTCGGCCAACCACCCCAGCAACACGCCTGGTCGACGCGGGCGATGCTGGGCGAGGAGTTGTGGATCACCCGCCGGCCCCGCGACGCCGCCCTGGCGATCGGCGGGCTGACCGCCGCGTCGGCCGTGGTCGCCATCCTGGCGGCCCGGCGGCATCGCTTGCTTCCTGCGGCGATCGCCACCGTGCTGCAGATGATCCTGACCCTGATCTATTGGCAGCAGATGGTGCGGTATCTCGAGCGCGAGCGGCCAAACCCGGCCCCGTTTCAGTAG
- a CDS encoding transglutaminase-like domain-containing protein, producing MRREVGAELEVEITAATTLEFQLAVAPHPRTEVFESLHFVLNGERIQPLEISGVHGNRIHKFDAAIGTLKVHYAATIIGQTDPAPVTEYDQSMYLRPSRYAEADKFYGFASTEFGNDHDSATLLEHVSSWVGTRLNYVPGSSDPIDGAVETLLAGKGVCRDFAHLVVALLRAVKVPARLVSVYAPGLYPMDFHAVAEAFVEGQWRVVDATLLAPRQTLVRVATGRDASDTAFLDNHKGAITLVKLAVTAVVDGDLPADSIDQLVSIR from the coding sequence ATGAGACGAGAAGTGGGCGCCGAGTTGGAAGTCGAAATCACCGCGGCCACGACATTAGAGTTCCAGCTCGCCGTGGCCCCACATCCGCGGACAGAGGTCTTCGAGTCGCTGCACTTCGTCTTGAACGGAGAGCGGATTCAGCCGCTGGAGATCAGCGGTGTGCATGGCAACCGCATTCACAAATTCGATGCCGCGATCGGCACGTTAAAAGTCCACTACGCTGCGACGATCATAGGCCAGACCGACCCAGCTCCGGTGACGGAATACGACCAGTCCATGTACCTACGCCCCAGTCGCTATGCCGAGGCCGACAAATTTTATGGTTTTGCTTCAACCGAATTCGGCAATGATCACGACTCCGCGACCCTGCTGGAGCATGTGAGTTCGTGGGTGGGTACCAGGCTGAACTATGTGCCCGGCTCCAGCGACCCGATCGACGGGGCGGTGGAGACGCTGCTCGCGGGCAAGGGTGTGTGCCGCGACTTCGCGCACCTGGTGGTGGCGCTACTTCGCGCGGTGAAGGTCCCGGCACGCCTGGTATCGGTGTACGCGCCCGGCCTATATCCGATGGATTTTCATGCGGTGGCGGAGGCTTTTGTCGAGGGACAATGGCGGGTGGTCGACGCGACGTTATTGGCGCCGCGGCAGACCCTGGTCCGTGTCGCCACCGGCCGGGATGCCTCTGATACCGCGTTTCTCGACAATCACAAGGGCGCGATCACGCTCGTCAAGCTCGCTGTGACCGCTGTGGTTGATGGTGACCTGCCTGCGGATTCGATCGACCAACTGGTTTCCATCCGCTGA
- a CDS encoding serine/threonine-protein kinase PknH/PknJ codes for MSETRPGSRIGSRFGPYQLRRLLGRGGMGEVYEAYDTVKDRVVALKLVSEQVSSDDVIRGRMQREAQTAGRLQEPHIVPIHDYGELDGQVFIDMRLIEGRDVASELSRTGPMPPPRAVAIVEQVASALDAAHRAGVIHRDIKPENILLTEGDFAYLVDFGIAAAATDQRVTKTGAAVGSWNYMAPERFGNDDLTYRVDIYALACLLYECLTGTTPFQTTSLSSLMAAHLMDPIPRPSMRNPAVPAAFDEVIARGMAKDPYDRYLTAGDLANAALQALSAPDQRQATDLIEYSQHFGPPPRVHQFRPQTAPAPPPSWAPTQPVPPWRPPPTRRLGLIFGTLVFVIAIVAGTAIWATTHRSRGSRPAAPAPSTIATPPAANVPTSSAAPIVTVAQLDSILVPVEQVNTLVGTTGIVVDHNKTQMTDAGPGNTLSDDTCLGALIGFQAPTYQNSGYTGVLAQLLQKPHSTPAYVVTQGVVVFPSAAQAQAFVSAQAPQWRTCAGKTVTQVNGKTTFEWTFGPLSGNPPNIALQHTLANDPLVCQHVLSAVSNVVLDVNVCAPGTINQARLIANMMSSRLPR; via the coding sequence ATGAGTGAGACGCGGCCGGGCTCGCGGATCGGCAGCCGGTTCGGGCCCTATCAGCTGCGCCGACTGCTGGGCCGCGGCGGTATGGGTGAGGTCTACGAGGCCTACGACACCGTCAAAGACCGGGTGGTGGCGCTCAAACTGGTCTCCGAGCAAGTCAGCTCCGATGACGTGATTCGCGGCCGCATGCAGCGGGAAGCCCAGACCGCCGGCCGGCTGCAGGAACCGCACATCGTGCCGATTCACGACTACGGCGAGCTCGACGGTCAGGTGTTCATCGACATGCGCCTGATCGAAGGCCGGGACGTGGCCAGCGAGCTGAGCCGCACCGGTCCGATGCCGCCGCCGCGCGCAGTCGCGATCGTGGAGCAAGTCGCTTCCGCACTCGATGCCGCCCACCGCGCCGGCGTCATCCACCGCGACATCAAACCCGAGAACATCCTGCTCACCGAGGGCGACTTCGCCTACCTGGTCGACTTCGGCATCGCCGCGGCGGCCACCGACCAGCGGGTAACGAAAACCGGTGCCGCGGTGGGCAGCTGGAACTACATGGCACCCGAGCGATTCGGCAACGACGACCTCACCTACCGCGTCGACATCTACGCCCTTGCCTGCCTTCTGTACGAATGCCTCACGGGCACAACGCCTTTCCAGACCACCAGCCTGAGCAGCCTGATGGCCGCACATTTGATGGATCCGATCCCGCGGCCCAGTATGCGCAATCCCGCCGTCCCCGCCGCCTTCGACGAGGTCATCGCCCGCGGGATGGCCAAGGATCCTTACGACCGTTACCTGACCGCCGGCGATCTGGCGAATGCTGCGCTGCAGGCACTCAGTGCACCGGACCAGCGACAGGCGACCGACCTGATCGAGTACAGCCAGCACTTCGGCCCACCGCCGCGGGTCCACCAGTTCCGTCCGCAAACCGCACCGGCGCCGCCGCCGAGTTGGGCGCCCACCCAACCCGTCCCGCCCTGGCGCCCGCCGCCCACGCGCAGGCTGGGATTGATCTTCGGCACACTCGTCTTCGTGATCGCGATCGTCGCGGGCACCGCGATCTGGGCGACGACACACAGATCCCGTGGGTCGCGGCCCGCCGCACCGGCGCCCAGTACGATCGCAACACCGCCGGCCGCGAACGTCCCGACCAGTAGCGCTGCCCCGATAGTGACTGTCGCGCAATTGGATTCGATCTTGGTTCCGGTGGAACAGGTCAACACGCTGGTCGGCACCACCGGCATCGTCGTCGACCACAACAAGACCCAGATGACGGACGCCGGCCCGGGTAACACGCTGTCGGACGACACCTGCCTCGGGGCGCTGATCGGTTTCCAAGCCCCCACCTACCAGAACAGCGGCTACACCGGCGTGCTCGCCCAGCTGCTGCAGAAGCCGCATAGCACCCCGGCCTATGTCGTGACCCAGGGCGTCGTCGTCTTCCCCTCGGCCGCCCAGGCCCAGGCATTCGTCTCGGCGCAGGCGCCCCAGTGGCGGACGTGCGCGGGCAAAACCGTGACTCAAGTCAACGGCAAGACCACGTTCGAATGGACCTTCGGGCCGCTCAGCGGCAATCCGCCCAACATCGCTCTGCAGCACACGCTGGCCAACGATCCGTTGGTATGTCAGCACGTACTGTCCGCGGTGAGCAATGTGGTGCTCGACGTCAACGTCTGCGCGCCCGGCACCATCAACCAGGCCAGGCTGATCGCCAACATGATGTCCTCCCGGCTGCCGCGGTAG
- a CDS encoding DUF5994 family protein, which yields MTQKKDHTDVDHRHTPPENTPRLKLKPKAPQNGYVDGAWWPHSADLTTELPDLLSVLSVRLGPIGRVIYNVNEWAMPPAKFVTGGRTVRLDGYRRQPINTVEVIGLNRNKIVLLVVAPQADPARAHTVMMNAAGPSNVSTTQSLLMTGTKENGAPQP from the coding sequence ATGACGCAGAAAAAAGACCACACTGATGTCGATCATCGGCATACCCCACCGGAAAATACGCCACGTCTGAAGCTCAAGCCGAAGGCTCCTCAGAACGGGTACGTCGATGGGGCATGGTGGCCGCACAGTGCGGACCTGACTACAGAGCTGCCAGATCTGTTGTCCGTGTTATCTGTTCGACTCGGTCCGATCGGCCGTGTGATCTACAACGTGAACGAATGGGCAATGCCGCCTGCAAAATTCGTGACGGGAGGGCGAACGGTGCGGCTCGACGGATACCGCCGCCAGCCGATCAACACGGTCGAAGTCATCGGGCTCAATCGCAACAAGATCGTCTTGTTGGTGGTGGCTCCGCAGGCCGATCCGGCCCGGGCGCACACCGTCATGATGAACGCCGCTGGACCAAGCAATGTGTCGACCACCCAGAGCCTCCTCATGACCGGGACGAAAGAAAACGGAGCACCGCAGCCCTAG
- the lysX gene encoding bifunctional lysylphosphatidylglycerol synthetase/lysine--tRNA ligase LysX, giving the protein MATLSLLASVSPLIRWLIKAPREFINDYLFNFPDTSIAWSFVLALLAAALSARKRIAWWVLLGQMVLAAFWNAADIAAGDNTASETFGENLGFALHIVVIVLLVLSYREFWAKVRRAALFKAAAVLVVGDVIGILLSWGLVELFPGSLARQDRLPYVANRVVGFALADPDLFTGKPHVLMNAIFGLFGALALIAAAIVLFQSQRADNALTGEDESAIRGLLELYGKNDSLGYFATRRDKSVVFDHSGRAAITYRVEVGVCLASGDPVGDPKAWPQAVEAWLALCKTYGWAPGVMGASSHGAQVYRARGLNALELGDEAILRTSDFRLSGPDMRSVRQAVTRARRAGLTVRIRRHRDISEEEMAETIARANAWRDTQAERGFSMALGRLGDPADGECLLVEALDRAGEVVAMLSLVPWGSTGVSLDLMRRSPQSPNGTNEFMVSELALNADRLGINRVSLNFAMFRSAFEQGAQLGAGPIARLWRGLLLFFSRWWQLETLYRSNMKYQPEWVPRYACYEDARLIPRVGVASAMAEGFLVLPFSRRDKVHTGHHPAVPARLAESGLLHEDGSAPDVSGIQRGDEVDSEEYRRRLPEQVRVRLAKLRALQRNGIDAYPVGSPPSHTVAQALGSDDQDTVSVTGRILRIRDFGGVLFAELRDWSGEMQVLLDNSRLESGRTADFTAAIDLGDLVEMTGHMGFSKNGTRSLIVADWRMVGKCLRPLPNKWKGLTDPETRVRTRYVDLAVNTESRNLVTARSSVLRSIRETLFAKDFIEVETPILQPIHGGAAARPFVTHINTYDMDLFLRIAPELYLKRLCVGGVERVFELGRAFRNEGVDFSHNPEFTLLEAYQAHADYRVWIDGCRELIQNAAEAANGSQTVLRPHPDDDSGARLESVDISGVWPVKTVHDAVSEALGEHVNPNTSVPALRKLSDRAGIAYRDHWDAGAIVLELYEHLVEDRTGAPTFYIDFPTSVSPLTRPHRSQPGVAERWDLVAWGVELGTAYSELTDPVEQRRRLLAQSLLAAGGDPEAMELDEDFLQAMEYAMPPTGGLGMGVDRLVMLITGRSIRETLPFPLAKPH; this is encoded by the coding sequence ATTGCCACCCTGTCGTTGCTGGCCAGCGTGTCCCCCTTGATCCGGTGGCTGATCAAAGCCCCCCGGGAATTCATCAACGACTACCTGTTCAACTTCCCCGACACCAGCATCGCGTGGTCGTTCGTGCTGGCGCTGCTGGCGGCGGCGCTGAGCGCGCGCAAGCGCATCGCCTGGTGGGTGTTGCTGGGCCAGATGGTGCTGGCCGCATTCTGGAATGCCGCCGATATCGCCGCCGGCGACAACACGGCGTCAGAGACGTTCGGCGAGAACCTCGGCTTCGCGCTGCACATCGTCGTGATCGTGCTGCTGGTGTTGAGCTACCGGGAGTTCTGGGCCAAGGTCCGCCGCGCCGCGTTGTTCAAAGCGGCCGCCGTCCTGGTCGTCGGCGACGTGATCGGGATCCTGCTGTCCTGGGGCCTGGTCGAGCTGTTCCCCGGGTCGCTGGCCCGGCAGGACCGGCTGCCGTATGTGGCCAACCGAGTGGTCGGCTTCGCCCTCGCCGATCCCGACCTGTTCACCGGCAAGCCGCACGTCTTGATGAACGCGATCTTCGGGTTGTTCGGCGCGCTCGCGCTGATCGCGGCCGCGATCGTGCTGTTCCAATCCCAGCGCGCCGACAACGCGCTGACCGGAGAGGACGAGTCGGCGATCCGCGGGCTGCTCGAGCTATATGGCAAGAACGACTCGCTCGGCTACTTCGCCACGCGTCGCGACAAGTCGGTGGTGTTCGACCACAGCGGCCGCGCTGCCATCACCTACCGCGTCGAGGTCGGTGTCTGCCTCGCCAGCGGTGACCCAGTGGGCGATCCCAAGGCGTGGCCGCAGGCAGTCGAGGCCTGGTTGGCGTTGTGCAAGACCTACGGTTGGGCACCCGGCGTCATGGGCGCGAGTTCGCACGGCGCGCAGGTGTATCGAGCCCGCGGCCTGAACGCCCTGGAGCTGGGCGACGAAGCGATCCTGCGGACCAGCGATTTCCGGCTCTCCGGGCCGGACATGCGCAGCGTGCGCCAGGCCGTGACGCGCGCCCGCCGGGCGGGGTTGACGGTACGCATCCGGCGCCACCGCGACATCTCCGAAGAGGAGATGGCCGAGACCATCGCACGCGCCAACGCCTGGCGTGACACGCAGGCCGAGCGCGGCTTCTCCATGGCGCTGGGCCGACTCGGCGACCCGGCCGACGGGGAGTGCTTGCTGGTCGAGGCGCTGGATCGGGCCGGCGAGGTGGTCGCGATGCTGTCGCTGGTGCCGTGGGGAAGCACCGGGGTGTCCCTGGACTTGATGCGCCGCTCCCCCCAATCCCCCAACGGCACCAACGAGTTCATGGTCAGCGAGCTCGCCCTCAACGCCGACCGGCTCGGCATCAACCGCGTGTCGCTGAACTTCGCCATGTTCCGCTCCGCGTTCGAACAGGGCGCCCAACTGGGTGCCGGCCCGATCGCCCGGTTGTGGCGTGGACTGCTGCTGTTCTTCTCCCGGTGGTGGCAGTTGGAAACCTTGTACCGCTCGAACATGAAGTACCAGCCGGAATGGGTGCCCCGCTACGCCTGCTACGAGGACGCCCGGTTGATTCCCCGGGTGGGTGTGGCGTCGGCCATGGCCGAGGGTTTCCTGGTGCTGCCGTTCAGCCGGCGGGACAAGGTGCACACCGGGCATCACCCCGCCGTGCCGGCCAGGCTGGCGGAGTCCGGGTTGCTGCACGAAGACGGGTCCGCACCCGACGTCAGCGGCATCCAACGCGGTGACGAAGTCGACTCCGAGGAGTACCGGCGCCGCCTGCCCGAACAGGTGCGCGTCCGCCTGGCCAAACTAAGGGCGTTGCAGCGCAACGGCATTGACGCTTACCCGGTGGGATCTCCGCCCAGCCACACGGTCGCGCAGGCGCTGGGCAGCGACGACCAGGACACCGTGTCGGTCACCGGGCGGATCCTGCGGATTCGCGACTTCGGTGGGGTGCTGTTCGCGGAATTACGGGACTGGTCCGGCGAAATGCAAGTGCTGCTGGACAATTCGCGGCTGGAGTCCGGCCGCACCGCCGATTTCACCGCGGCCATCGATCTCGGCGACCTGGTCGAAATGACCGGACACATGGGTTTCAGCAAAAACGGGACCCGGTCGCTGATCGTCGCCGACTGGCGCATGGTCGGAAAGTGCCTGCGGCCGTTGCCCAACAAGTGGAAAGGGCTCACCGACCCCGAGACTCGAGTGCGCACACGTTACGTCGACCTCGCGGTCAACACAGAGTCGCGCAATCTGGTGACCGCCCGCAGCAGCGTGCTGCGCTCCATCCGGGAAACGTTGTTCGCCAAGGACTTCATCGAGGTGGAAACCCCGATCCTGCAGCCCATCCACGGTGGGGCCGCCGCGCGTCCCTTCGTCACCCACATCAACACCTATGACATGGACCTGTTCTTGCGCATCGCACCGGAGCTCTACCTGAAGCGGTTGTGCGTGGGCGGCGTGGAGCGGGTGTTCGAGCTGGGCCGGGCGTTCCGCAACGAGGGAGTCGACTTCAGCCACAACCCCGAGTTCACCCTGCTGGAGGCTTATCAGGCGCACGCCGACTACCGGGTGTGGATCGACGGCTGCCGCGAACTCATCCAGAACGCTGCCGAGGCCGCCAACGGGAGTCAAACCGTGCTGCGGCCGCACCCCGACGACGACTCCGGCGCCAGATTGGAATCGGTGGACATCTCCGGGGTGTGGCCGGTCAAGACCGTGCACGACGCGGTTTCCGAGGCGCTCGGCGAGCACGTGAACCCGAACACCTCCGTGCCCGCTCTGCGGAAGCTGTCCGACCGCGCCGGCATTGCGTACCGGGATCACTGGGACGCCGGCGCGATCGTGCTCGAGCTCTACGAGCACCTCGTCGAAGACCGGACCGGGGCGCCGACGTTCTACATCGACTTTCCGACCTCGGTGTCGCCCCTGACTCGTCCACACCGCAGCCAGCCCGGTGTCGCCGAACGCTGGGATCTGGTGGCGTGGGGCGTGGAGCTGGGCACCGCCTACAGCGAGCTGACCGACCCGGTGGAGCAGCGGCGCCGGCTGCTTGCACAGTCGCTGCTGGCCGCCGGCGGCGACCCCGAAGCCATGGAGCTCGACGAGGACTTCCTGCAGGCGATGGAATACGCCATGCCGCCCACCGGCGGGCTCGGGATGGGCGTCGATCGGCTCGTGATGCTCATAACTGGCCGCAGCATCCGCGAAACCCTGCCTTTTCCGCTGGCCAAGCCGCATTAA
- a CDS encoding DUF5994 family protein encodes MNRIDAATGVIAAQENTTMMGEPSTSAGASVAARHPVSPVRLTLASRLGNEIDGAWWPRTGQMSRELPDLISILTVRLGNVVDINVNWSSAHCQQDLNWGWWQGIRPRVMTVDGRGARAKILIVPYQTGTALAVMLLRRAAGLSVLAAHRDSRAFVTADCVLRAAKGEKMFELRRSRRAAAATGTNVREG; translated from the coding sequence ATGAATCGCATCGATGCGGCGACCGGTGTTATTGCCGCACAAGAGAATACAACAATGATGGGGGAGCCGAGTACATCTGCGGGTGCTAGCGTCGCGGCGCGACACCCGGTGAGCCCCGTGCGGCTCACCCTGGCATCGCGGCTAGGAAACGAGATCGATGGGGCCTGGTGGCCCCGCACTGGGCAGATGTCGCGGGAACTGCCCGACTTGATTTCGATTCTGACGGTTCGGTTAGGCAATGTTGTCGACATCAACGTCAACTGGTCGTCGGCGCACTGTCAGCAGGACCTGAATTGGGGCTGGTGGCAAGGCATCCGCCCACGGGTGATGACGGTTGACGGCCGTGGTGCACGGGCGAAAATCCTGATCGTTCCGTATCAGACCGGCACGGCTCTGGCGGTCATGCTATTGCGTCGGGCGGCGGGCCTGTCAGTCCTCGCTGCGCATCGTGACTCACGCGCGTTCGTGACCGCCGACTGCGTACTGCGCGCAGCCAAGGGAGAAAAAATGTTTGAACTGCGTCGCTCCCGGCGAGCTGCTGCTGCGACGGGAACAAACGTCCGCGAGGGATGA
- a CDS encoding alpha/beta hydrolase gives MTTPAPDATGTLLASAHTSLMHGWVPITVQAVAAIALAFGVGWRSRRWWTVFLPIAAVLGAATAYGTHWYIRDRGLSEDPAPATLWLWIALGGAAAALLCLGWRDSRAWRRAATLASVPLCLLSAALTLNLWVGYFPTVQSAWSQLTSGPLPDQADRAAVTAMAARGNLPPHGSVVAVTIPSTASHFKHRDELVYLPPAWFATQPPPALPTVMMIGGQFNTPADWTRAGNAITTIDDFAAAHHGQAPVLVFVDSGGAFNNDTECVNGVRGNAADHLTKDVVPYMISNFGVNATRSGWGVAGWSMGGTCAVDLTVMHPDMFSAFVDVAGDFFPNAGNKAQTISRLFGGSADAWASFDPSTVINRHGAYHDVSGWFAISSDGANAAHREAPMVDTADMHQAERDAAANPGNQTAAAYSLCALGRANGIDCAVLPQPGKHDWPFADRAFAAALPWLAGQLGTPGVPRTPLPGTAPADASSGAKPVVPAQRSNTPR, from the coding sequence GTGACAACGCCGGCGCCCGACGCCACCGGGACATTGTTGGCAAGCGCTCACACCTCGCTGATGCACGGCTGGGTGCCGATCACGGTCCAGGCCGTGGCCGCGATCGCGCTGGCGTTCGGCGTCGGTTGGCGATCACGGCGATGGTGGACGGTGTTCCTGCCAATTGCCGCCGTGCTCGGGGCCGCCACGGCATATGGAACGCACTGGTACATCCGCGACCGGGGCCTGTCCGAGGATCCCGCGCCGGCGACGCTGTGGCTGTGGATCGCGCTGGGCGGCGCGGCCGCCGCGTTACTGTGCCTGGGCTGGCGCGACAGCCGGGCCTGGCGGCGGGCCGCCACCTTGGCGTCGGTTCCGCTCTGCCTGCTCAGCGCGGCGCTGACACTCAATCTGTGGGTCGGCTACTTCCCCACCGTGCAGTCCGCGTGGAGTCAACTCACCTCCGGCCCACTGCCCGACCAGGCCGACCGGGCCGCCGTTACGGCGATGGCGGCCAGGGGAAACCTGCCGCCGCACGGCAGCGTGGTGGCGGTGACGATCCCGTCGACCGCGTCGCACTTCAAGCACCGCGACGAGCTCGTGTACCTGCCGCCCGCCTGGTTCGCCACCCAACCACCCCCGGCGCTGCCGACGGTGATGATGATCGGCGGCCAGTTCAACACCCCCGCTGACTGGACGCGCGCCGGCAACGCGATCACGACGATCGACGATTTCGCCGCGGCACATCACGGTCAGGCACCGGTGTTGGTATTCGTGGACTCCGGCGGGGCCTTCAACAACGACACCGAATGCGTCAACGGCGTACGCGGCAACGCCGCCGATCATCTCACAAAAGACGTTGTCCCCTATATGATTTCGAACTTCGGTGTCAATGCGACCCGCTCCGGTTGGGGCGTGGCGGGCTGGTCGATGGGCGGCACCTGCGCGGTCGACCTGACGGTCATGCATCCCGACATGTTCAGCGCATTCGTCGACGTCGCCGGCGACTTCTTCCCCAACGCCGGCAACAAGGCGCAAACCATCAGCCGCTTGTTCGGCGGCAGCGCCGATGCCTGGGCGTCATTCGACCCGAGCACGGTAATCAACCGGCACGGCGCGTACCACGATGTGTCCGGCTGGTTCGCCATCTCGTCGGACGGCGCGAACGCCGCGCACCGGGAGGCGCCGATGGTGGACACCGCCGACATGCACCAGGCGGAACGCGATGCCGCCGCCAACCCCGGCAACCAGACCGCGGCCGCTTATTCGTTGTGTGCGCTGGGCCGGGCCAACGGCATCGACTGTGCCGTGCTGCCTCAGCCCGGCAAACACGACTGGCCGTTCGCCGACCGGGCATTCGCCGCCGCCTTGCCATGGCTGGCCGGTCAGCTCGGCACCCCCGGAGTACCGCGGACGCCGTTGCCCGGCACCGCGCCCGCCGACGCATCGTCGGGTGCAAAGCCGGTCGTACCGGCGCAGCGCTCCAACACCCCGAGATAG